The Gemmatimonadaceae bacterium genome contains a region encoding:
- a CDS encoding DinB family protein, whose protein sequence is MEFDLMLGTAVLERTPPTLRALLRGLAPAWADATEGPETWSPYVIVGHLILGERANWVARAQLILAQGPNRRFTPFDRVPPLRGSRSDSLDGLLDEFASLRAANLTTLVGWRLTDRELALEGEHPELGAVTLRQLLATWVAHDLGHIAQAARVMAKQYREAVGPYRAYLPIVTR, encoded by the coding sequence ATGGAGTTTGACCTGATGCTGGGTACCGCGGTCCTCGAGCGTACCCCGCCGACACTTCGCGCGCTGCTGCGTGGGCTCGCCCCCGCGTGGGCCGACGCGACGGAGGGCCCGGAGACCTGGAGCCCATATGTCATCGTGGGGCACCTGATCCTTGGCGAGCGCGCCAACTGGGTTGCGCGCGCGCAACTCATCCTCGCCCAGGGACCGAACCGCCGTTTCACGCCTTTCGACCGCGTCCCGCCATTGCGGGGGAGTCGGAGCGATTCGCTCGACGGCCTCCTCGATGAGTTTGCGTCGTTGCGTGCAGCGAACCTGACGACGCTCGTTGGGTGGCGACTGACCGACAGGGAACTCGCTCTGGAAGGGGAGCACCCTGAGTTGGGAGCGGTCACGCTCCGGCAGTTACTCGCGACATGGGTCGCCCACGACTTGGGACACATCGCGCAGGCCGCTCGGGTGATGGCGAAGCAGTACCGCGAGGCGGTGGGGCCGTACCGTGCGTACTTGCCCATCGTGACCCGATAA
- a CDS encoding GNAT family N-acetyltransferase translates to MTVAAKPSMIELVAVEDTATREAARHLIAEYLRWIASSAAASYGLSFDIETMATSDIEDRAKFYPPSGRFYLIRREGANVGVGCLKRLTPGVAEIQRMYLQPHVRGVGAGRLLLQQLLSDARAIGYDAVRLESLKFLSSAHALYKSVGFAEITPYADNSMTEYQPRDTMDRYRSSAVFMELHL, encoded by the coding sequence ATGACCGTTGCCGCGAAACCATCGATGATCGAGCTGGTCGCCGTCGAGGATACGGCAACGCGAGAAGCCGCGCGGCACCTGATTGCCGAATACTTGCGATGGATCGCGAGCTCTGCTGCCGCGAGCTACGGCCTGTCTTTCGATATCGAAACGATGGCCACGTCGGATATCGAGGATCGGGCGAAGTTCTACCCCCCCAGCGGCCGGTTCTACCTGATCCGCCGCGAGGGCGCGAACGTCGGAGTCGGATGTCTCAAACGCCTCACGCCGGGTGTCGCTGAAATCCAGAGGATGTATCTGCAGCCGCACGTCCGAGGAGTCGGCGCGGGTCGCCTCCTGCTCCAGCAACTCCTGTCAGACGCGCGAGCGATCGGCTACGACGCTGTGCGATTGGAAAGTCTGAAGTTCCTGTCCTCGGCTCACGCGCTCTACAAGTCCGTCGGTTTCGCTGAGATCACTCCGTATGCCGACAACAGCATGACGGAGTATCAGCCGCGCGACACGATGGACAGGTATCGTTCCAGCGCCGTATTCATGGAGCTGCACCTCTGA
- a CDS encoding LysR family transcriptional regulator substrate-binding protein produces MVRARGPQPRARRGSKSTNSDLDARWVLNPPGCFIRRSLEARLRELGSPFDVASEINNIDMQLSLVASGIGLGLIPARFLASHPKRRRLERITRSGISIEASIVFMQANHLGRLEAAATFLNEEFRTHFADRGVH; encoded by the coding sequence TTGGTCAGGGCGAGAGGACCGCAACCTCGCGCACGGCGCGGCAGCAAGTCCACGAATAGCGATCTCGACGCCCGCTGGGTCCTCAACCCGCCGGGGTGCTTTATCCGTCGGTCACTCGAGGCGAGGTTGCGCGAACTCGGCTCGCCGTTCGACGTGGCCTCCGAGATCAACAATATCGACATGCAATTGTCTCTCGTGGCGAGCGGGATCGGCCTCGGGCTCATCCCCGCGCGATTTCTCGCCTCCCATCCGAAGCGGCGGCGGCTGGAGCGAATCACGCGGTCCGGCATCAGCATCGAGGCATCGATCGTGTTCATGCAAGCCAACCATCTAGGCCGACTCGAGGCGGCGGCGACCTTTCTCAACGAGGAGTTTCGAACCCACTTCGCGGATCGCGGCGTCCATTGA
- the fabZ gene encoding 3-hydroxyacyl-ACP dehydratase FabZ, producing the protein MHHSLHLGAEAALVLDLDGILGVLPHRYPFLFVDTVLELERGRRIVAVKNVSANEPFFANPGPGHWTMPGLLIVEALAQAGAILLLADQAPGTNRVAYFASLDNVHWPAAVCPGDQIRLELSVARQRGRLHKVHGRALVGDTLVCEADLGAVVVDR; encoded by the coding sequence ATGCATCACTCTCTCCATCTGGGCGCGGAGGCGGCACTCGTGTTGGATCTGGATGGCATTCTCGGCGTGCTGCCGCACCGTTACCCCTTTCTCTTCGTCGATACGGTCCTCGAGCTGGAGCGCGGAAGACGCATCGTCGCGGTCAAGAACGTTTCCGCCAACGAGCCGTTCTTCGCGAATCCCGGCCCGGGGCACTGGACTATGCCGGGCCTTCTCATTGTGGAGGCGCTGGCGCAGGCGGGTGCGATTCTCCTCCTCGCCGACCAAGCGCCGGGGACGAATCGCGTCGCATATTTCGCTTCGCTCGACAATGTGCATTGGCCTGCAGCCGTGTGTCCTGGCGATCAAATACGCCTGGAGCTCAGTGTCGCGCGGCAACGGGGCCGACTGCACAAGGTTCACGGCCGCGCGCTGGTCGGCGACACACTCGTCTGTGAGGCCGATTTGGGTGCGGTTGTGGTCGACCGATGA
- a CDS encoding ABC transporter permease, with product MTLTDTFAQDIRFGIRSVRRDMGAAIFAIAIVAVGIGASTTVFSLCRALLLRPLPFDRPERLAWIANGTSENLSGQTVQVHNLLALREENRSWSAIAGVFPFYAPGDVRFTGAGEPERLTGVPVTQNFFDVLGVKPLAGRFFDDAESRWHAPKTVVLGQQFFERRFAGNRAIVGRSIILDDSAVTVIGVLPASFDFSATFTPGRRADIFFPFPLSAETNKQGNTLALIGRLRDGVSLDAAQAEATLIATRHNADVVDGRSINRFRPNVSTLRQHVSGRFQSALFVLAAAVVFLMLLVCANLSNLLLVRASARRREMAVRTALGAPRSRLVRQLLAESVVLCGSGAALGAAFAVAGTFAVSRLQGTTIPLLNGVRVDIVVLGFTGLVSMLAGVASGVLPALHASAFVPGSLAEGARGSTEGRSGRARRVLVVSEVALVCVLLTGAGLLARSLSRVLDVQPGFASNDVVAVRVDPRASGRDAAARNAVYFDAMVHELSGVPGVQALGLTDALPLGDNFGWRRWSVDVPGDTTRVFPLVRMIDEGYLRAMRIPLLAGRAFAATDNAGSEPVIIINERLAQTLLPGENAIGHYVRTSGVNRRVVGIVGDVRYFGLDHATDPEMYMPLRTGDYQSVDLVVRAAVPASTVESGIRNALHRVDPTLPVAEFRTMQQLVDRSTFTRRFVVLLVAAFAAFGLILASLGIYAVISYSVTQRTQEIGIRMALGATAGILRANILGQTARMVLFGVAIGLPASFVTARAIRGLLFDVGASDPATFSAVLVLLGLVALLAGYLPARRATQVDPAIALRPR from the coding sequence ATGACACTCACCGACACTTTCGCGCAGGACATCCGCTTCGGCATCCGGTCCGTCCGGCGTGACATGGGCGCCGCGATCTTCGCCATCGCCATCGTGGCGGTCGGCATCGGCGCGAGCACCACCGTGTTCAGTCTCTGCCGCGCGCTACTGCTTCGTCCACTTCCATTTGATAGGCCGGAGCGGCTGGCGTGGATCGCCAACGGCACGTCGGAAAATCTTTCTGGCCAGACGGTGCAGGTGCACAACCTGCTCGCGCTCCGCGAGGAGAATCGCTCGTGGAGCGCCATCGCCGGTGTGTTTCCCTTCTATGCCCCGGGTGACGTCCGCTTCACGGGCGCGGGCGAGCCGGAGCGGCTCACCGGCGTTCCGGTGACGCAGAACTTCTTCGACGTACTCGGTGTGAAGCCACTGGCCGGTCGCTTCTTCGACGATGCGGAGAGCCGCTGGCACGCGCCGAAGACCGTCGTCCTCGGGCAGCAATTCTTCGAGCGCCGCTTCGCGGGAAACCGTGCGATCGTCGGCCGCTCCATCATACTCGACGACAGCGCTGTCACCGTCATCGGCGTACTGCCGGCGTCGTTTGACTTTTCGGCGACGTTCACGCCCGGACGCCGCGCCGACATCTTCTTTCCATTTCCCCTCAGCGCGGAGACCAACAAGCAAGGAAATACGCTCGCTCTGATCGGACGGCTCCGGGACGGTGTGTCGCTCGATGCCGCGCAAGCCGAGGCGACGCTGATCGCAACGCGGCATAACGCCGACGTCGTGGATGGCCGGTCGATCAATCGGTTCCGTCCGAATGTGAGCACGTTGCGGCAGCACGTGAGCGGACGATTCCAGTCCGCATTGTTCGTTCTGGCGGCCGCGGTGGTATTCCTGATGTTGCTCGTCTGTGCCAACCTCTCCAACCTGCTCCTGGTGCGCGCGTCGGCGCGTCGCCGGGAGATGGCGGTGCGCACTGCCCTCGGCGCGCCAAGGTCGCGTCTCGTCAGGCAGCTGCTGGCGGAGAGCGTCGTGCTCTGTGGCAGCGGCGCCGCGTTAGGCGCAGCGTTCGCGGTGGCCGGCACCTTCGCGGTGTCGCGTCTCCAGGGAACCACGATTCCACTGCTCAACGGCGTGCGCGTGGACATCGTCGTCCTCGGCTTCACGGGTCTCGTTTCTATGCTCGCGGGCGTCGCGTCCGGAGTGCTCCCCGCGCTGCACGCGTCGGCGTTCGTGCCCGGCTCGCTCGCCGAGGGAGCGCGGGGCTCGACTGAAGGGCGCAGCGGGCGGGCGCGACGCGTGCTCGTGGTCAGCGAGGTCGCACTCGTGTGCGTGCTCCTCACCGGTGCGGGGCTGCTGGCGCGCAGCCTTTCGCGTGTGCTCGACGTCCAGCCGGGTTTTGCGTCGAACGATGTCGTCGCTGTCCGCGTCGATCCCCGGGCCAGCGGACGCGACGCGGCCGCCAGGAACGCGGTGTATTTCGATGCCATGGTTCACGAGCTGTCGGGCGTGCCGGGAGTACAGGCGCTCGGCCTCACCGACGCATTGCCGTTAGGCGACAATTTCGGATGGCGGCGATGGAGCGTGGATGTTCCGGGAGACACTACGCGCGTCTTTCCGCTGGTGCGGATGATCGACGAGGGCTACCTCCGCGCGATGAGGATCCCGCTGCTTGCGGGGCGCGCATTCGCCGCGACCGACAATGCCGGGAGCGAGCCGGTGATCATCATCAACGAGCGACTCGCGCAGACGCTGCTTCCGGGCGAGAACGCCATCGGGCATTACGTGCGCACGTCGGGCGTCAATCGCCGTGTCGTCGGGATCGTCGGCGACGTCCGCTACTTCGGCCTGGATCACGCCACAGACCCTGAGATGTACATGCCGCTGCGCACCGGCGACTATCAGTCCGTGGATCTCGTGGTGCGCGCGGCGGTTCCGGCGTCAACGGTCGAGTCGGGAATCCGCAACGCGCTGCATCGCGTGGATCCGACGCTGCCCGTCGCCGAATTCCGCACGATGCAGCAGCTCGTGGATCGGTCGACGTTCACGCGACGTTTCGTGGTACTGCTCGTTGCCGCGTTCGCCGCGTTCGGGTTGATCCTCGCGTCGCTCGGCATCTACGCGGTGATCTCGTACTCCGTGACCCAGCGGACGCAGGAGATCGGCATCCGCATGGCGCTCGGCGCAACAGCGGGCATCTTGCGCGCGAACATTCTGGGCCAGACGGCGAGGATGGTGCTCTTCGGCGTCGCGATCGGACTGCCGGCGTCGTTTGTGACAGCACGCGCCATTCGGGGACTGTTGTTCGACGTCGGCGCGTCGGATCCAGCGACGTTCAGCGCGGTGCTCGTGCTGCTCGGATTGGTCGCGCTGCTCGCGGGCTACCTGCCGGCGCGGCGTGCGACGCAGGTGGATCCGGCGATCGCGCTCCGTCCGCGCTGA
- a CDS encoding glutamate synthase subunit beta has translation MGDLRGFLSLRRATPTREPAETRVQHWREFYAPMPERELRDQGARCMDCGVPFCQGDTGCPVRNVIPDWNDLVYRDKWREALDALHATNNFPEFTGRLCPAPCESACVLTLIEQPVAIRTIEQAIADRGFAEDWVTPAMPREETGRRVAVIGSGPTGLAAAQQLRRLGHAVVVFEKADRVGGLLRYGVPDFKLEKTVLDRRLAQLTAEGIVFRTGVNVGEDVAVGELRRDFDAICLALGAQAARELDVGGRELHGIHLAMEYLTQQNRRLADDAIDEQTLIDARGKRVVIIGGGDTGADCAGTAIRQGARSVQQFVLIAQPSTSRDESTPWPLWPMQLRTSHAHEEGCSREWSVSATGFAGRHGRVQRLNAIRVETRSMADGAPRVVPLPGTEFSLRADLVLLAIGFTGAGDSDLLRELGVVCGDDGLVSTDATHRTNVPGVFAAGDVRRGASLVVWAIREGRDAAHWIDRELTTHAER, from the coding sequence ATGGGTGATCTGCGGGGATTTCTCAGCCTCCGACGCGCAACGCCCACGCGCGAGCCTGCGGAGACGCGCGTGCAGCACTGGCGGGAGTTCTATGCGCCGATGCCGGAGCGTGAGCTCCGCGACCAGGGCGCGCGATGCATGGATTGCGGCGTGCCGTTCTGTCAGGGCGACACCGGTTGTCCCGTTCGGAATGTCATCCCTGATTGGAATGACCTGGTCTACCGTGACAAGTGGCGCGAGGCCCTCGATGCCCTGCACGCGACGAACAATTTCCCCGAATTCACTGGGCGGCTCTGTCCCGCGCCGTGCGAGTCAGCCTGCGTGCTCACACTCATCGAGCAGCCAGTGGCGATTCGCACCATCGAGCAAGCAATCGCGGATCGTGGCTTCGCCGAGGATTGGGTGACGCCGGCAATGCCGCGGGAAGAGACTGGGCGTCGCGTCGCCGTGATCGGGTCGGGCCCGACCGGTCTCGCCGCCGCGCAACAGCTCCGCCGACTCGGCCACGCCGTCGTTGTGTTCGAGAAAGCTGATCGTGTCGGCGGCTTGTTGCGCTATGGCGTTCCCGACTTCAAGCTCGAGAAAACCGTGCTCGACCGCCGCCTCGCGCAGCTGACGGCGGAAGGAATCGTTTTTCGCACCGGAGTAAACGTCGGCGAAGACGTCGCGGTCGGCGAGCTCCGTCGCGACTTCGATGCGATCTGTCTGGCGCTCGGCGCGCAGGCGGCCCGGGAGCTCGACGTTGGCGGCCGCGAGCTGCACGGCATCCATCTCGCCATGGAGTACCTCACGCAGCAGAACCGCCGTCTCGCCGACGACGCCATCGATGAACAAACGCTCATCGACGCGCGCGGCAAGCGCGTCGTGATCATCGGGGGCGGAGACACCGGTGCCGACTGTGCCGGTACGGCGATCCGGCAAGGCGCGCGGAGCGTGCAGCAGTTTGTGCTCATCGCGCAGCCGTCCACGAGCCGCGACGAATCGACCCCGTGGCCGCTCTGGCCGATGCAGCTCCGCACGTCCCACGCACACGAAGAGGGCTGCTCACGAGAGTGGAGCGTCTCGGCGACGGGATTTGCCGGAAGGCATGGACGTGTACAGCGGCTCAACGCCATTCGCGTCGAAACGCGCTCGATGGCGGATGGGGCGCCACGAGTAGTGCCCCTCCCCGGCACCGAATTTTCGCTACGCGCGGATCTCGTGCTGCTCGCAATCGGATTCACTGGCGCCGGAGACAGCGACCTGCTTCGGGAGCTTGGCGTCGTGTGTGGAGACGACGGTTTGGTGTCGACGGACGCGACGCACCGAACGAACGTCCCCGGTGTGTTCGCCGCCGGCGACGTGCGGCGCGGCGCGTCACTTGTCGTGTGGGCAATCCGTGAGGGACGCGACGCGGCGCACTGGATCGACCGGGAGCTGACTACCCACGCCGAGCGGTGA
- the gltB gene encoding glutamate synthase large subunit encodes MTTSSVQTAGAMRREGLYDPFYEHDGCGIGFLAHVKGERSPEIVRGALELLGNLAHRSAVAADSETGDGAGILVQIPHAFLWRVCRDIGISLPEAGSYGVGMMFLPPNETHRAEAESLIERVVADRGCRVLGWRDVPVDEQYCGASARATRPAIRQLFVAPLGVNLSVDDASTFERALYVIRRHIERVSREAAPEGQPSTYVASLSSRTLVYKGMLRPTQLRHFYPDLVETDFASALALVHSRFSTNTFPSWPLAHPYRYVCHNGEINTLRGNLTWMRVREAGMSSEQFGDCMGEIIPVVSEGQSDSACFDNVLELLVQAGRPLAHAMMMLIPEAWEGDETMSPERRAFYEYHSSIVEPWDGPAAMAFTDGRQIGAVLDRNGLRPARYVVTNDDVVVLASEAGALPFPPEKIRAKGRLEPGRMLLVNTTQGRVLDDVELKEELASRRPYRRWLAEERVTLPELHADARAPADTHPDVLVRLQRLFGYSAEELRMVLAPMATTGEEALGSMGNDTPLAVLSDRPQLLFAYFRQLFAQVTNPAIDPIRERLVMSLRMNLGPQKNVLDETPEHARQLRLDDPVLTRASMSRLRALTAPGHRLTTLAAIFPTGDGPHALERAVDALCRAAAHAVRAGCGIILLSDRDVDEQHAPIPSLLAVAAIHHHLIRERLRARVSIVVETAEARETAHFALLVGYGASAVYPYLALETIADMARRGDLVTVSDPATADFHYVKAVDKGMLKILAKMGISTLQSFCGAQICEAIGLDRALVERHFTGTSSPVGGISLETIAAETLERHSAAFGALSDALLLDFGGEYHYRSQGEHHEWNPATIAKLQHATRGNAYATYREFSQLANEEAVRQRTLRGLLDFDGRDPVPLDDVEPASAIVKRFVTGAMSFGSISRETHETLAVAMNRLGGRSNTGEGGEERTRFGTERNSAIKQVASARFGVTTEYLVNAAELQIKIAQGAKPGEGGQLPGHKVDDVIAKTRHSTPGVTLISPPPHHDIYSIEDLAQLIYDLKSVNPRATVSVKLVAESGVGTIAAGVAKARADLITISGDSGGTGASPLSSIKRAGIPWEIGLAEAQQTLVLKGLRARVRLQTDGQLKTGRDVVIAALLGADEYGFATAPLVVAGCVMMRKCHLNTCPVGIATQDPELRANFTGRPEDVINYFFFVAEEVRELIAKLGFRTMVEIIGRSDLLRPRLTLAAGKARTLDLTALLHVPAPGERAGTSARHHVRQQQHDLDDVLDHTLIEQARPALERRERVAIDLPIRTADRAVGAMLSGEIARRYGEAGLPDESIVIRFVGSAGQSFGAFAARGLSLELEGEANDYVGKGLSGGRLVVRAPRGALFLPDETVIAGNTVLYGATSGEAYFGGVAGERFAVRNSGAAAVVEGVGNHGCEYMTGGVVVVLGRSGRNFAAGMSGGIAFVLDESSSFERNCNREMVELGPVIDASHRDVLRRLVEQHARYTGSPRARHMLSRWEQTLRHFVLVMPVEYRKALARTREAEAGRAEEALRHG; translated from the coding sequence ATGACGACGAGCTCCGTCCAGACCGCGGGCGCGATGCGCCGCGAAGGCCTGTACGATCCGTTTTATGAGCACGATGGCTGCGGGATTGGATTTCTCGCCCATGTGAAGGGTGAGCGCTCTCCGGAAATCGTTCGCGGCGCGCTCGAGTTGCTTGGGAACCTCGCCCACCGAAGCGCGGTCGCCGCCGACTCGGAGACGGGCGACGGCGCGGGGATACTGGTTCAGATTCCGCACGCGTTCCTCTGGCGCGTATGCCGAGACATCGGCATCAGCCTTCCAGAGGCGGGCAGCTACGGCGTCGGCATGATGTTCTTGCCGCCTAACGAGACTCACCGTGCCGAAGCCGAGTCCCTCATCGAGCGCGTCGTGGCCGATCGCGGGTGCCGTGTCCTCGGCTGGCGCGACGTGCCGGTCGACGAGCAGTACTGCGGAGCCTCGGCGCGCGCGACGCGGCCGGCGATCCGTCAACTCTTCGTCGCGCCGCTCGGCGTGAATCTGAGCGTGGACGACGCGTCCACATTCGAGCGCGCACTCTACGTGATCCGCCGGCACATCGAGCGCGTGAGTCGTGAGGCGGCGCCCGAAGGCCAGCCGTCGACCTACGTCGCCAGTCTCTCGTCACGCACGCTCGTGTACAAGGGCATGCTGCGCCCGACGCAGTTGCGTCATTTCTATCCCGATCTCGTCGAGACCGACTTTGCGTCTGCGCTCGCGCTCGTCCACTCGCGTTTCTCGACGAACACATTCCCATCGTGGCCGCTTGCGCATCCCTATCGCTACGTCTGCCACAATGGCGAGATCAACACGCTGCGCGGCAATCTCACGTGGATGCGCGTCCGCGAAGCCGGCATGTCGTCCGAGCAGTTCGGCGACTGCATGGGCGAAATAATCCCGGTCGTATCCGAAGGACAGAGCGACTCGGCGTGCTTCGATAACGTGCTCGAGCTGCTCGTACAGGCGGGGCGTCCGCTCGCGCACGCGATGATGATGCTCATTCCCGAGGCATGGGAAGGCGACGAGACGATGTCTCCGGAGCGACGCGCGTTCTACGAGTATCATTCCTCGATCGTCGAGCCGTGGGACGGACCAGCCGCGATGGCGTTTACCGATGGACGTCAGATCGGCGCGGTGTTGGATCGCAACGGACTGCGTCCGGCACGCTACGTCGTCACCAACGACGACGTGGTCGTACTCGCCTCGGAGGCGGGAGCACTTCCCTTCCCGCCCGAGAAGATCCGCGCGAAGGGTCGGCTCGAGCCCGGGCGAATGCTGCTTGTCAACACAACGCAGGGACGCGTCCTCGATGACGTCGAGCTGAAGGAGGAGTTGGCATCGCGGCGGCCGTATCGACGTTGGCTGGCGGAAGAGCGGGTCACACTGCCGGAACTCCACGCCGACGCTCGCGCGCCCGCTGATACCCATCCCGATGTCCTCGTTAGGCTCCAGCGACTCTTCGGATACAGCGCTGAGGAGCTGCGGATGGTCCTCGCGCCGATGGCGACCACAGGCGAGGAGGCGCTTGGCTCGATGGGGAATGACACGCCGCTCGCTGTGCTCTCCGACCGGCCGCAGCTCCTGTTCGCGTACTTTCGGCAGCTCTTCGCGCAGGTCACGAACCCCGCGATCGATCCGATTCGCGAGCGGCTCGTGATGTCGTTGCGAATGAATCTCGGGCCGCAGAAGAACGTGCTCGACGAGACGCCGGAGCACGCCAGGCAGCTCCGCCTCGACGACCCGGTGCTGACGCGCGCGTCGATGAGCAGACTGCGCGCGTTGACGGCGCCCGGCCATCGCCTAACGACTCTCGCCGCCATCTTTCCCACCGGCGACGGGCCGCACGCGCTCGAGCGCGCGGTCGACGCGCTCTGCCGTGCCGCCGCGCACGCAGTCCGCGCAGGATGCGGCATCATCCTGCTCAGCGACCGCGACGTCGACGAACAACACGCGCCGATTCCGTCGCTGCTAGCCGTCGCGGCGATTCATCATCATCTCATTCGCGAGCGGCTGCGAGCCCGCGTCAGTATCGTCGTCGAGACCGCGGAAGCGCGAGAGACCGCGCATTTCGCGCTGCTCGTTGGATACGGCGCCAGCGCTGTCTATCCATACCTCGCCCTCGAGACGATCGCAGACATGGCGCGTCGCGGCGATCTGGTGACCGTCTCCGATCCGGCGACCGCCGACTTCCATTACGTGAAAGCCGTCGACAAGGGGATGCTCAAGATCCTCGCGAAGATGGGCATCTCCACCCTGCAAAGCTTCTGCGGCGCGCAGATCTGCGAAGCTATCGGGCTGGATCGCGCGCTCGTCGAGCGCCACTTCACCGGTACGTCCTCGCCAGTTGGTGGCATCTCACTCGAGACGATTGCTGCCGAAACGCTCGAGCGTCACTCGGCGGCGTTCGGCGCACTTTCCGACGCACTGCTCCTCGACTTCGGTGGAGAATACCACTACCGCAGCCAGGGCGAACATCACGAGTGGAATCCCGCGACGATCGCGAAGCTGCAGCACGCGACCCGGGGCAATGCCTACGCGACCTACCGCGAGTTCAGCCAGCTCGCGAACGAGGAAGCCGTTAGGCAGCGTACCCTCCGCGGCCTGCTCGACTTCGACGGACGAGACCCGGTGCCGCTCGACGACGTGGAACCGGCGTCGGCGATCGTGAAGCGCTTCGTGACGGGCGCCATGTCTTTCGGCTCGATCAGTCGCGAGACGCACGAGACGCTCGCCGTCGCGATGAATCGGCTCGGCGGTCGCAGCAACACTGGCGAGGGTGGAGAGGAGCGAACGCGCTTCGGCACGGAGCGCAACAGCGCGATCAAGCAGGTGGCGTCGGCGCGGTTTGGCGTGACGACCGAGTACCTCGTGAATGCCGCCGAGCTACAGATCAAGATCGCGCAAGGCGCGAAGCCCGGCGAAGGTGGTCAGCTGCCCGGCCACAAGGTGGACGACGTCATCGCGAAAACGCGCCACTCGACACCTGGTGTGACACTGATCTCACCGCCGCCGCACCACGACATCTATTCGATCGAGGACCTCGCACAGCTGATTTATGATCTCAAGAGCGTGAATCCGCGCGCGACCGTCTCGGTAAAGCTCGTCGCCGAGTCGGGCGTTGGGACGATCGCGGCGGGGGTCGCAAAGGCGCGCGCGGACTTGATCACCATCTCCGGTGACTCGGGCGGAACGGGAGCCTCCCCGCTCTCCTCGATCAAACGCGCCGGAATCCCGTGGGAGATCGGCCTCGCCGAAGCGCAGCAGACGCTCGTGCTCAAGGGTCTGCGCGCACGCGTGCGTCTTCAGACCGACGGTCAACTCAAGACCGGCCGCGACGTCGTCATCGCCGCTTTGCTTGGCGCGGACGAATATGGGTTCGCGACCGCGCCGCTCGTCGTTGCCGGCTGCGTGATGATGCGCAAGTGCCATCTCAACACGTGTCCCGTTGGGATCGCGACGCAAGACCCGGAGCTCCGCGCCAACTTCACCGGTCGGCCGGAGGATGTGATCAACTATTTCTTCTTCGTCGCCGAAGAAGTGCGTGAGCTGATCGCGAAGCTCGGCTTCCGCACGATGGTCGAGATAATTGGCCGGTCCGATCTCCTCCGACCACGCCTAACGCTCGCGGCCGGCAAAGCGCGCACGCTCGACCTCACGGCCCTGCTGCACGTGCCGGCGCCAGGTGAGCGAGCCGGTACGAGCGCACGACACCACGTGCGACAGCAGCAACACGATCTGGATGACGTGCTCGATCACACGCTCATCGAGCAGGCGCGGCCGGCGCTCGAGCGTCGGGAACGCGTGGCGATCGATCTTCCGATTCGCACCGCCGACCGTGCCGTCGGCGCGATGCTCTCGGGGGAGATTGCGAGACGTTACGGGGAAGCCGGCTTGCCTGACGAGAGCATCGTCATTCGTTTCGTCGGTTCGGCGGGACAGAGTTTTGGCGCCTTTGCCGCGCGCGGACTCTCGCTCGAGCTCGAGGGTGAAGCAAACGATTATGTCGGAAAGGGCCTGTCCGGAGGACGTCTCGTCGTGCGCGCGCCCCGAGGTGCGCTCTTCCTGCCTGACGAGACGGTCATCGCCGGTAATACCGTGTTGTATGGTGCGACGTCGGGCGAAGCATACTTTGGTGGCGTCGCCGGCGAGCGATTCGCCGTACGCAACAGCGGCGCTGCTGCCGTCGTGGAAGGTGTTGGCAATCATGGTTGCGAATACATGACGGGCGGCGTGGTCGTCGTGCTCGGTCGCTCGGGACGAAACTTCGCCGCGGGAATGAGCGGCGGCATCGCGTTCGTCCTCGACGAAAGCAGTTCGTTCGAACGCAACTGTAATCGAGAGATGGTGGAGCTCGGGCCCGTGATCGACGCCAGCCACCGGGATGTTCTTCGCCGGCTCGTAGAGCAGCACGCCCGGTACACCGGCAGTCCGCGCGCGCGGCATATGCTCTCACGATGGGAACAAACGCTGCGCCATTTCGTTCTCGTTATGCCGGTGGAGTACCGCAAGGCACTTGCCCGCACTCGTGAGGCGGAGGCAGGTCGGGCCGAGGAGGCGCTGCGGCATGGGTGA